A window of the Streptomyces luomodiensis genome harbors these coding sequences:
- a CDS encoding ester cyclase, which translates to MSPASSTEANIAVVRRFVDEVVNGGNLDTIDELWADDMIWRGGSLGEYHGIDAYKNFMAANAAGAFTGMRLDVIQAVAQGDTVVLLFTNSGTHTGAFMGTAPTGKYAQWLGTGVYRIKNHKIAEATFTEDILGLLLQLGITTLPSAG; encoded by the coding sequence ATGAGCCCCGCCTCAAGCACCGAAGCGAACATCGCGGTCGTCAGGCGCTTCGTCGACGAAGTCGTCAACGGAGGCAACCTCGACACGATCGACGAGCTCTGGGCCGACGACATGATCTGGCGCGGCGGCAGCCTGGGCGAGTACCACGGCATCGACGCCTACAAGAACTTCATGGCGGCCAACGCCGCCGGCGCCTTCACCGGCATGCGCCTGGACGTCATCCAGGCCGTCGCGCAGGGCGACACCGTCGTGCTGCTGTTCACCAACAGCGGCACCCACACCGGCGCATTCATGGGCACCGCTCCCACCGGCAAGTACGCCCAATGGCTGGGCACCGGCGTGTACCGCATCAAAAACCACAAGATCGCCGAAGCCACCTTCACCGAGGACATCCTCGGACTGCTTCTCCAACTCGGCATCACGACCCTTCCGAGCGCCGGATGA
- a CDS encoding TetR/AcrR family transcriptional regulator codes for MANFQRARSEEQREIRRQAVLDTTATMLEEMPAGAVSLNELSRRVGLAKSNVLRYFESREAILLELLDRAWRQWIADLPALLDAGIDQAAPVDRRTEQFATVVARSLAERRVLCDLLSAQAGVLEHNVSAEVAARYKRAAVANVVAIATLTGRYLPELGEDAPQLTAAMIMAIGAVWTHARPSEAMLAAYQADPSLTAFKLDFVTALQDMLATLTVGTIARTSC; via the coding sequence ATGGCGAACTTCCAGCGTGCCCGCAGTGAGGAGCAGCGCGAGATCCGGCGCCAGGCAGTGCTGGACACCACCGCAACCATGCTCGAGGAGATGCCCGCCGGTGCCGTCAGCCTCAATGAACTGAGCCGCCGTGTCGGACTGGCGAAGTCCAACGTGCTGCGCTACTTCGAATCCCGCGAAGCGATCCTGCTGGAGCTGCTGGACCGCGCCTGGCGGCAGTGGATCGCCGACCTGCCCGCCCTCCTCGACGCCGGCATCGACCAGGCGGCGCCCGTGGACCGGCGCACGGAGCAGTTCGCCACCGTCGTGGCCCGCTCCCTCGCCGAGCGCCGGGTTCTGTGCGACCTGCTGAGCGCACAGGCGGGCGTGCTGGAGCACAACGTCTCCGCCGAGGTGGCCGCCCGCTACAAGCGCGCGGCCGTGGCCAACGTCGTCGCCATCGCCACGCTGACCGGCCGCTACCTGCCCGAACTGGGCGAGGACGCCCCGCAGCTGACCGCAGCCATGATCATGGCGATCGGTGCCGTATGGACGCACGCCCGCCCCTCCGAGGCGATGCTCGCCGCCTACCAGGCCGACCCGTCACTCACCGCGTTCAAGCTGGACTTCGTCACCGCCCTGCAAGACATGCTGGCCACCCTCACCGTAGGCACCATCGCCCGCACCTCCTGTTGA
- a CDS encoding TetR family transcriptional regulator, with amino-acid sequence MARNARETRRRLLEAAGEEFAEHGIAGARVERIVGASGVNSALLYRYFGNKLRLFDAVFSELAAESVDAVPITPEDLAEYAGALFDHHQAHPKVVRLAAWYRLERATTQLPERIVAAQGEKVRKLVAAQEAGRTTRALPAEELLALVVHLSLLGSDASPVPEPGTAHDVRRRAIVATVRALTAL; translated from the coding sequence ATGGCACGAAACGCTCGAGAGACCAGGCGACGCCTGCTGGAAGCAGCCGGTGAGGAGTTCGCCGAGCACGGTATCGCGGGCGCCCGTGTGGAGCGGATCGTCGGCGCCTCGGGGGTCAACAGCGCGCTCTTGTACCGGTACTTCGGCAACAAACTCAGGCTGTTCGACGCGGTGTTCAGCGAGCTCGCGGCCGAGTCGGTCGATGCCGTTCCGATCACGCCCGAGGATCTCGCGGAGTACGCCGGCGCGCTCTTCGATCACCACCAGGCCCACCCCAAGGTGGTCCGGCTGGCCGCCTGGTACCGGCTCGAGCGGGCGACAACCCAGCTCCCCGAACGCATCGTCGCAGCCCAGGGCGAGAAGGTCCGCAAGCTGGTGGCGGCCCAGGAGGCAGGGCGGACCACGCGGGCCCTGCCGGCCGAGGAACTGCTGGCCCTGGTGGTGCACCTCTCCCTGCTGGGCTCGGACGCGTCCCCGGTGCCCGAGCCCGGCACGGCGCACGACGTGCGGCGTCGCGCGATCGTGGCGACGGTGCGCGCCCTCACCGCTCTGTGA
- a CDS encoding TetR/AcrR family transcriptional regulator — translation MLLDQAELVLRERGIDALSLRELAREAGVSHGAPRSHFIDRNALLDALAERGFRRLADAIAAAAAQARGDYRETLRAAARAGLDFAVSDAALLDLMFAAKVNDPPDAVKEAAERLFVTVSEVIRAGVAAGVFAEHEVGRLTLLWSATVQGASALVTSRRATIDQARAIVDDAIAVLLSGSLEGGAGT, via the coding sequence GTGCTGCTCGATCAGGCGGAGCTCGTGCTCCGTGAGCGCGGGATCGACGCGCTGTCGCTCCGGGAGCTCGCGCGGGAGGCGGGCGTCAGCCATGGCGCCCCCCGGAGTCATTTCATCGACCGGAACGCCCTGCTCGACGCGCTCGCCGAACGAGGCTTCCGCAGACTGGCCGACGCGATCGCCGCGGCCGCCGCACAGGCGCGGGGTGACTACCGGGAGACCCTTCGCGCGGCCGCCCGAGCGGGCCTGGACTTCGCGGTGAGCGATGCCGCGCTGCTCGACCTGATGTTCGCCGCGAAGGTCAACGACCCTCCGGACGCCGTCAAGGAGGCGGCGGAGCGGCTGTTCGTGACCGTCAGCGAGGTCATCCGAGCCGGAGTGGCGGCCGGTGTGTTCGCCGAGCACGAGGTCGGCCGGCTGACGCTGCTCTGGTCCGCGACGGTTCAGGGCGCCTCCGCGCTCGTGACGTCCCGGCGGGCGACGATCGACCAGGCGCGCGCGATCGTCGACGACGCGATCGCGGTCCTCCTCTCCGGCTCCCTCGAGGGCGGCGCGGGAACCTAG
- a CDS encoding LysR family transcriptional regulator: protein MTEDATDPTDVRGGPDRGERRPSRDALLSSGLESTQLQALHALLTERSVTGAAARLGRSQPTLSSALARLRRHFGDELLVRSGNTYRLTRFAEQLRPLTATAVAAVDRVFAAESEFVPATTRRTFSIVSSDHGIGTAGARLVGRVAAEAPYACVRFVPVTRTTIGHDDEYLRTVDGLFMPHGYLELPRSIDLHSDRWVCVVAADNAAVGDRLTMEDLRTLPWIATFAHRLGRVPAWRQMELLGVIPRVVAVAESFLAVPQLVRCSGAVALLPEKVAALVAAGPGFRVLDCPFDVVPLVEAFWWHPVHDHDPGHRWLRGCLRELATS, encoded by the coding sequence GTGACCGAGGATGCGACGGACCCGACGGACGTGCGGGGTGGTCCCGACCGCGGTGAGCGGCGGCCGTCCCGTGATGCGTTGTTGTCGTCCGGACTGGAGTCCACACAGTTGCAGGCGCTGCACGCGCTGTTGACCGAGCGCAGCGTCACCGGCGCCGCGGCGCGGCTCGGGCGCAGCCAGCCGACGCTGTCGAGTGCGCTGGCCCGCTTGCGCCGGCATTTCGGGGACGAACTGCTCGTCCGTTCCGGCAACACCTACCGGCTGACCCGATTCGCCGAGCAGTTGCGCCCGCTCACCGCCACCGCGGTCGCGGCGGTGGACCGGGTGTTCGCCGCGGAATCCGAGTTCGTCCCGGCGACGACCCGCCGGACGTTCAGCATCGTGTCCTCGGACCATGGGATCGGTACGGCCGGTGCCCGGCTGGTCGGCAGGGTGGCGGCGGAGGCGCCGTACGCCTGTGTGCGGTTCGTGCCGGTCACCCGGACCACGATCGGCCATGACGACGAGTACCTGCGCACCGTCGACGGCTTGTTCATGCCGCATGGCTACCTGGAGCTGCCCCGCTCCATCGACCTGCACAGCGACCGGTGGGTCTGCGTGGTGGCCGCGGACAACGCGGCGGTGGGTGACCGTCTCACCATGGAGGACCTGCGGACGCTGCCGTGGATCGCGACCTTCGCCCACCGGCTGGGGCGCGTCCCGGCGTGGCGGCAGATGGAGTTGCTGGGGGTCATCCCGCGGGTGGTGGCGGTGGCGGAGTCCTTCCTGGCGGTTCCGCAGCTGGTGCGTTGTTCCGGGGCGGTGGCCCTGCTGCCGGAGAAGGTGGCGGCGCTGGTCGCCGCCGGTCCCGGCTTCCGGGTCCTGGACTGCCCGTTCGACGTCGTCCCGCTGGTGGAGGCGTTCTGGTGGCATCCGGTGCACGACCACGATCCCGGACATCGCTGGCTGCGCGGCTGCCTGCGGGAGCTCGCGACCTCCTGA
- a CDS encoding aldehyde dehydrogenase family protein, translating to MTPSPDHEIARYRWSSGDEADRFTVDNPATGSPIVTIQGAGEKEVDAAVRAAYQGHLAWKARPAHERGRYLRAIAVAIGEQADEIARLESSDNGKPFSQARRFDVEAAIAIFELFAGLTTAIPGAVRADGPLLDITTLEPYGVIAAIVPFNWPPLHTAGKLAPALAVGNAVVLKPPEQAPLSVLKVIEIAQSVLPDDIVHVLPGRGPVGAALAGHPLVKKISFTGAPATGTAVLKTAADHLTPALLELGGKNPLVVFADADLDSAIPWIVEGGWFNQGEACTAASRVLVQSSVYQQVAERVGDAVRRLKVGDGADPDTHVGPLVTPQQQRRVLDYIDLGVAEGATLAAQAELPDDPRLTGGYYVRPTLFTGVRPDMRIAQEEIFGPVVTLIPFEDEAEAVRIANETEFGLVAGVFTTDSERSIRVSRAIECGMVFVNHYNRAFVGTPFGGIGASGHGREHAHETLREFGYSKSLRLPSGDGPIPRWAPSLDVTDGGIRDGS from the coding sequence GTGACCCCTTCGCCCGACCATGAGATCGCCCGCTACCGATGGTCCTCCGGTGACGAGGCCGACCGCTTCACCGTCGACAACCCCGCCACCGGATCGCCGATCGTCACCATCCAGGGAGCGGGGGAGAAGGAAGTCGACGCCGCGGTGCGTGCCGCGTACCAGGGACACCTGGCCTGGAAGGCGCGACCGGCACATGAGCGCGGCAGGTACCTGCGCGCCATCGCCGTGGCCATCGGGGAGCAGGCCGACGAGATCGCCCGGCTGGAGTCGAGCGACAACGGCAAACCGTTCAGCCAGGCCCGCCGGTTCGATGTCGAGGCCGCGATAGCGATCTTCGAGTTGTTCGCCGGACTCACCACGGCGATCCCCGGCGCGGTGCGTGCGGACGGCCCGCTGCTGGACATCACGACGTTGGAGCCCTACGGGGTGATCGCCGCGATCGTGCCGTTCAACTGGCCGCCGCTGCACACGGCGGGCAAGCTCGCCCCGGCGCTCGCGGTCGGGAACGCGGTCGTGCTCAAGCCACCGGAGCAGGCCCCGCTCTCGGTGCTGAAGGTGATCGAGATCGCGCAGTCGGTGCTGCCCGACGACATCGTGCACGTGCTCCCCGGGCGCGGGCCGGTGGGTGCGGCGCTGGCCGGGCATCCCCTGGTCAAGAAGATCTCTTTCACCGGCGCCCCGGCCACCGGCACCGCGGTGCTGAAAACCGCCGCCGACCACCTCACGCCCGCGCTGCTCGAGCTGGGCGGAAAGAATCCGCTGGTCGTCTTCGCCGACGCCGACCTCGACTCGGCGATTCCCTGGATCGTCGAGGGCGGCTGGTTCAACCAGGGCGAGGCGTGTACGGCGGCATCCCGGGTGCTGGTCCAGTCGAGCGTCTACCAGCAGGTGGCCGAACGGGTCGGCGACGCGGTCCGGCGGCTGAAGGTCGGGGACGGGGCGGACCCGGACACCCACGTCGGTCCGCTGGTCACGCCCCAGCAGCAGCGCCGCGTACTCGACTACATCGACCTCGGCGTGGCCGAGGGCGCCACCCTCGCCGCGCAGGCCGAGCTGCCGGACGACCCGCGCCTGACCGGTGGCTACTACGTGCGTCCGACGCTGTTCACCGGGGTGCGTCCGGACATGCGCATCGCTCAGGAGGAGATCTTCGGCCCGGTGGTCACCCTGATCCCCTTCGAGGACGAGGCCGAGGCGGTCCGGATCGCCAACGAGACCGAGTTCGGGCTCGTCGCGGGCGTGTTCACCACCGACTCGGAGCGATCGATCCGGGTGAGCCGGGCGATCGAGTGCGGAATGGTGTTCGTCAACCACTACAACCGAGCCTTCGTCGGCACCCCCTTCGGTGGCATCGGCGCCAGCGGCCACGGCCGTGAGCACGCGCACGAGACGCTGCGGGAATTCGGCTACAGCAAGAGTCTGCGCCTGCCGTCCGGCGATGGCCCGATCCCACGCTGGGCACCGTCCCTCGACGTCACCGACGGTGGCATCCGCGACGGTTCGTGA
- a CDS encoding amidohydrolase family protein has product MDDMVPADGWVDVHAHFTPPITEHERTARWEAMRAQCFLAPRPHHWSPRSALDHMDRTGIAMQMLSNIPSTLAELRDSNDYGAQVVAEHPSRFGLLAALPTDDPEAALAEIERAGSDLHADGYAVSAAYNGVYLGDERLEPVWAELDRRRAVVFAHPNAYAPAVLGHPVPLVEVAFETARSVVNMLYAGVFRRYPHLTLVLAHAGGALPALSGRLRLLGAEPWVPNPHGITRDEIRRHLGRLYLDTAASGADSHLAPALTMVPRDHLVYGADCGVPCSTDATMAANIEALRHSGVLTGDEADRLGRRALDLFPAARRRRGH; this is encoded by the coding sequence ATGGACGACATGGTGCCGGCCGACGGCTGGGTGGACGTCCACGCCCACTTCACACCGCCGATCACCGAACACGAGCGGACGGCACGCTGGGAGGCGATGCGCGCGCAGTGCTTCCTGGCTCCGCGGCCGCACCACTGGAGCCCGCGGTCCGCCCTGGACCACATGGACCGCACGGGCATCGCCATGCAGATGCTCAGCAACATCCCGAGCACGCTCGCGGAGCTGCGGGACTCCAACGACTACGGAGCGCAGGTCGTCGCGGAGCACCCGAGCAGGTTCGGTCTCCTCGCGGCCCTCCCCACCGATGACCCCGAGGCAGCCCTGGCCGAGATCGAACGGGCCGGGTCGGACCTGCACGCCGATGGATACGCCGTGAGCGCCGCCTACAACGGCGTGTATCTCGGGGACGAGCGGCTGGAGCCGGTGTGGGCCGAACTCGACCGCCGCCGGGCCGTCGTCTTCGCGCATCCCAACGCCTACGCCCCCGCGGTGCTGGGACACCCGGTGCCGTTGGTGGAGGTCGCCTTCGAGACCGCGCGCAGCGTCGTCAACATGCTCTACGCGGGCGTGTTCCGCAGGTACCCCCATCTGACGCTGGTCCTCGCCCACGCGGGCGGCGCGCTGCCCGCCCTGTCCGGACGGCTGCGGCTCCTGGGCGCGGAGCCCTGGGTGCCGAACCCCCACGGGATCACCCGCGACGAGATCCGCCGGCACCTCGGCCGTCTCTATCTCGACACGGCGGCCTCCGGCGCGGACTCCCACCTCGCACCGGCCCTCACCATGGTGCCGCGCGACCACCTCGTCTACGGTGCGGACTGCGGAGTGCCGTGCAGCACGGACGCGACGATGGCCGCCAACATCGAGGCCCTGCGCCACTCCGGGGTCCTCACCGGCGACGAAGCCGACCGCCTCGGACGCCGTGCCCTGGATCTGTTCCCGGCCGCCAGGCGGCGCCGCGGACATTGA
- a CDS encoding TetR family transcriptional regulator: MPRSGAEARRRLQQAAMELYRERGFDKTTTAEIAARAGVNERTFFRHFPDKREVLFDGEADLRATLTQEVAEAPEGLRPFDVLLCAFRKAGRILEENRPFSEPRLEIIAATPTLRERDLAKGASLADALAEALRQRGVADRPARLAAQTGWATFHHAAQAWIDDPSQSLDAHLGQAFEDLRALCR, encoded by the coding sequence GTGCCACGGAGCGGAGCAGAAGCGCGCCGCCGCCTTCAGCAGGCGGCCATGGAGCTGTACCGGGAGCGCGGATTCGACAAGACCACGACGGCCGAGATCGCCGCCCGCGCCGGTGTCAACGAGCGCACGTTCTTCCGGCACTTCCCGGACAAGCGCGAGGTGCTCTTCGACGGCGAGGCCGATCTGCGCGCCACCCTGACGCAGGAGGTGGCCGAGGCGCCCGAGGGTCTGCGGCCGTTCGACGTGCTGCTGTGCGCCTTCCGGAAGGCCGGCCGGATCCTCGAGGAGAACCGGCCGTTCTCCGAACCCCGGCTGGAGATCATCGCGGCGACGCCTACGCTGCGCGAACGCGATCTGGCCAAGGGCGCGTCACTCGCCGATGCCCTGGCGGAAGCGTTGCGACAGCGCGGTGTGGCCGACCGGCCGGCCCGCCTGGCCGCTCAGACCGGCTGGGCCACCTTCCACCACGCGGCCCAGGCGTGGATCGACGACCCCTCGCAGAGCCTGGACGCGCATCTCGGCCAAGCCTTCGAGGATCTGCGCGCCCTCTGCCGCTGA
- a CDS encoding SDR family oxidoreductase: MHVFVTGGSGLTGPTVVAELVAAGHTVTGLARSDTAAARLESLGATPHRGSLDDLDSLRGGAEAADGVLHMAFGGDFADPDDMMRRDRTAIETLGQALAHSGKPFVSTSGTLVMPAGRESTEQDAPDPAGIAGFRIPGERACLEFAAQGVRASVVRLAPTVHGPGDYGFIGKLVATARKTGVSAYVGDGGNRWPAVHRRDAAILFRLALEKAPAGSVLHGVAESGVPFRRIAETIARGLGLPTASLTPDEAAPHFHSPSLATFYGFDGPVSSAHTQQLLGWSPTHPTLLDDLEHGDYLTTPPSS; encoded by the coding sequence ATGCATGTCTTTGTCACCGGTGGTTCCGGCCTGACCGGCCCCACCGTCGTCGCCGAGCTCGTCGCGGCCGGCCACACCGTCACCGGCCTGGCCCGCTCGGACACCGCCGCCGCCCGGCTGGAGTCGCTGGGCGCCACACCGCACCGCGGCTCCCTGGACGACCTCGACAGCCTGCGCGGCGGCGCCGAAGCCGCCGACGGCGTCCTGCACATGGCCTTCGGCGGCGACTTCGCCGACCCCGACGACATGATGCGGCGCGATCGGACCGCGATCGAGACGCTCGGCCAGGCGCTGGCACACTCGGGCAAGCCGTTCGTCAGCACCTCCGGCACGCTGGTCATGCCCGCCGGCCGGGAGAGCACCGAGCAGGACGCGCCCGACCCGGCCGGGATCGCCGGCTTCCGCATCCCGGGCGAGCGCGCCTGCCTGGAATTCGCCGCCCAGGGCGTCCGCGCGAGCGTGGTCCGGCTCGCCCCCACCGTCCACGGCCCCGGGGACTACGGCTTCATCGGCAAGCTCGTCGCCACCGCCCGGAAGACCGGCGTGTCCGCCTACGTCGGCGACGGCGGCAACCGGTGGCCCGCGGTGCACCGGCGCGACGCGGCGATCCTGTTCCGCCTCGCGCTGGAGAAGGCACCGGCGGGCAGCGTGCTGCACGGAGTGGCCGAAAGCGGCGTCCCCTTCAGGCGCATCGCGGAGACGATCGCCCGCGGCCTCGGCCTGCCCACGGCCTCACTGACCCCCGACGAGGCCGCCCCGCACTTCCACAGCCCGTCGCTGGCCACGTTCTACGGCTTCGACGGACCCGTCTCCAGCGCCCACACCCAGCAACTGCTCGGCTGGTCCCCCACCCACCCGACCCTGCTCGACGACCTGGAACACGGCGACTACCTCACCACGCCGCCGTCCTCCTGA
- a CDS encoding DUF397 domain-containing protein, giving the protein MRTHRWRKSSYSSQGANCLYVSAPNNATIRLRESDEPDTILTTTPTALAALIRSAKAGRLDHLGAA; this is encoded by the coding sequence ATGCGCACCCACCGATGGCGCAAGTCCTCATACAGCTCCCAAGGGGCGAACTGCCTCTACGTCTCCGCGCCCAACAACGCCACCATCCGGCTCCGCGAGAGCGACGAACCCGACACCATCCTCACCACCACCCCCACCGCCCTCGCCGCCCTCATACGCAGCGCCAAGGCGGGACGGCTCGACCACCTCGGCGCAGCGTAG
- a CDS encoding DUF397 domain-containing protein, producing MSTRDWQKSSYSAQGNACLYVSAPDSATIRLRESDEPDTILTTTPTALAALIRSAKAGRLDHLGKA from the coding sequence TTGTCCACCCGCGATTGGCAAAAGTCCTCGTACAGCGCTCAAGGCAACGCCTGCCTGTATGTCTCGGCCCCCGACAGCGCCACCATCCGGCTCCGCGAGAGCGACGAACCCGACACCATCCTCACCACCACCCCCACCGCCCTCGCCGCCCTCATACGCAGCGCCAAAGCAGGACGACTCGACCACCTCGGCAAGGCATAG
- a CDS encoding helix-turn-helix domain-containing protein: protein MPQRSVPTARQLRLGTELRRLRERAGLSSTEAGRLLGTNQTTISNIEASRFGVSAERLRALARNYRCADEALIAALVDMAVERKRGWWEEYRETLATGLLDLAELEHHAVELRTAYVAHMPGLLQTVDHAREIFRQAVPPLSPPDIEHRVSHRVKRQAILYRDKPTPYTAIVHEAALRMRFGGPDVARGQLQHILDMSEHDHIKVLAIPFDAGSFPGSGQSILYAVGPVPQLDTVQLDTEHGSELLDAPAQLESYRIVLDRMEAVALTERKSRDLIQSIIRALKGK from the coding sequence ATGCCTCAGAGAAGTGTTCCGACCGCGCGCCAACTCCGCCTCGGCACCGAGCTGCGCAGACTTCGCGAGCGCGCCGGTCTGTCGTCCACCGAGGCCGGGCGGCTGCTCGGCACCAATCAGACGACCATCAGCAACATCGAGGCGAGCCGGTTCGGAGTCAGCGCGGAGCGGCTGCGGGCGCTGGCACGGAACTACCGCTGCGCGGACGAGGCGCTGATTGCCGCCCTCGTGGACATGGCGGTGGAGCGCAAGCGCGGTTGGTGGGAAGAGTACCGGGAGACCCTCGCCACCGGATTGCTCGATCTGGCCGAGCTGGAACACCACGCCGTGGAGCTACGCACGGCTTACGTCGCGCACATGCCTGGTCTACTCCAGACCGTCGACCACGCTCGTGAGATCTTCCGGCAGGCCGTACCGCCCTTGTCCCCGCCGGACATCGAGCATCGCGTATCGCATCGCGTCAAACGGCAGGCCATCCTCTATCGGGACAAGCCCACGCCGTATACGGCGATTGTCCATGAGGCCGCCCTGCGGATGCGCTTCGGCGGACCGGACGTCGCACGCGGACAGCTACAGCACATCCTCGACATGAGCGAGCATGACCACATCAAGGTTCTGGCAATTCCCTTCGATGCGGGTTCCTTCCCCGGCTCGGGCCAGTCGATCCTGTACGCGGTCGGTCCCGTCCCACAGCTGGACACCGTGCAGCTGGATACGGAGCATGGCTCCGAACTGCTTGATGCCCCAGCCCAGTTGGAGAGTTACCGCATCGTGCTGGATCGCATGGAGGCGGTGGCCCTCACCGAGCGGAAGTCACGCGACCTGATCCAGAGCATCATCCGAGCCCTGAAAGGGAAATAA
- a CDS encoding ATP-binding protein, with protein sequence MPTAATENPWSYSLRLPHDPRAAAIARITLRAVLARHDMGALADPATLLTSEMVTNAYRHTTGPAEMRIRAVEEGRLRISVWDTNPDIPPPFDKPPALFDRSSALAEAAANTEATYGRGLLIVRICADNWGGYALADGLFGRSGKLLWFELDPTPCDAFGFAA encoded by the coding sequence ATGCCCACCGCAGCAACGGAAAACCCCTGGTCCTACTCACTCCGCCTGCCCCATGACCCCCGTGCCGCCGCCATCGCCCGGATCACCCTCCGTGCGGTCCTGGCGCGCCACGACATGGGCGCACTCGCTGACCCCGCGACCCTGCTCACCAGCGAGATGGTCACCAACGCGTACCGCCACACCACCGGCCCGGCCGAAATGCGTATCCGCGCCGTGGAGGAGGGCCGGCTGCGGATCAGCGTATGGGACACCAATCCGGACATCCCGCCGCCCTTCGACAAGCCCCCGGCCCTCTTCGACCGCTCGTCCGCCCTCGCGGAGGCCGCCGCGAACACCGAGGCCACCTATGGGCGCGGACTCCTCATCGTCCGGATCTGCGCCGACAACTGGGGCGGTTACGCGCTCGCCGACGGGCTGTTCGGCAGGAGCGGCAAGCTGCTCTGGTTCGAACTCGACCCGACGCCCTGCGACGCCTTCGGGTTCGCCGCCTGA